The Mycolicibacterium mageritense genome contains a region encoding:
- a CDS encoding dienelactone hydrolase family protein — protein MQFTSERSSHGVVERTFTLGDITGVLWSPDSGPDGAPLILAGHPGGLDKKAPAHVARARSSVTTDGFHVASIDAPGHGGRPRSAHDDRLIAEFRRARDEGSPAFGRILADYCQSVAERAVPEWRATIDALQGLPEIGRHAPIGYSGMSLASAIGIPLAAVEPRITAAVFGWVSAHDALREAAKRVTIPIEFLLPLDDKEIPREFGFELFETFASRHKVLLAFPGGHRQVPTDGRIDTRFFPRNLG, from the coding sequence ATGCAATTCACCTCAGAGAGATCATCACACGGCGTCGTAGAACGTACCTTCACCCTCGGTGACATCACCGGTGTGCTCTGGTCGCCGGACTCCGGTCCAGATGGCGCGCCCCTGATCCTGGCCGGCCACCCCGGCGGTCTGGACAAGAAAGCCCCCGCACACGTGGCCCGGGCCCGTTCCTCGGTGACCACTGACGGTTTCCACGTCGCCTCCATCGACGCGCCAGGACACGGCGGTCGACCACGAAGCGCGCACGACGACCGCCTCATCGCCGAGTTTCGTCGGGCCCGGGACGAGGGGAGTCCGGCGTTCGGCCGAATCCTCGCCGACTACTGCCAGTCGGTGGCCGAACGCGCTGTTCCCGAATGGCGGGCGACCATCGACGCCCTGCAAGGCCTTCCCGAGATAGGCCGTCATGCCCCGATCGGCTACTCCGGTATGTCGCTGGCCAGTGCGATCGGGATACCGCTCGCTGCGGTCGAACCTCGGATCACCGCCGCGGTCTTCGGGTGGGTGTCCGCACACGACGCGCTGCGCGAGGCGGCGAAACGGGTAACCATCCCGATCGAGTTCCTGCTTCCATTGGACGACAAGGAAATACCGCGCGAATTCGGTTTCGAGTTGTTCGAAACCTTCGCTTCGCGGCACAAGGTGCTGCTGGCCTTCCCCGGCGGGCATCGTCAGGTGCCGACAGATGGACGGATCGACACTCGCTTCTTCCCAAGGAATCTCGGGTAG
- a CDS encoding DinB family protein, translated as MSTTRITNGTEREIVENMLDRNRAALIQTVRGLSDLDARRRLVASLTTPISLIKHAAAAERIWFQRFWAGLDESECDGYSRRDEGTFAVGDDESLAGVIAEFERASGRSREIASRFDLDDTKENPREGTVSMRWTLLSMIEEFARHAGHGDILREQIDNGQSNER; from the coding sequence TTGAGTACCACACGAATTACCAACGGAACCGAACGCGAGATCGTCGAGAACATGCTCGATCGGAACCGTGCAGCGCTGATCCAGACCGTACGCGGCTTGTCCGACTTGGATGCCCGCCGACGGCTCGTCGCTTCGCTCACGACACCGATCTCGTTGATCAAGCATGCCGCTGCCGCGGAACGGATTTGGTTCCAGCGGTTCTGGGCAGGACTCGACGAGTCCGAATGTGACGGGTACTCGCGCCGCGACGAGGGTACCTTCGCCGTGGGTGACGACGAGTCGCTCGCAGGCGTCATCGCCGAGTTCGAGCGCGCCAGTGGGCGATCGCGCGAGATTGCCTCCCGATTCGACCTCGATGACACCAAGGAGAATCCGCGCGAGGGCACGGTCAGCATGCGATGGACCCTGCTCTCGATGATCGAAGAGTTCGCCAGGCACGCGGGCCACGGCGATATTCTCCGCGAGCAGATCGACAACGGCCAGAGTAATGAGCGATAA